One window of Dermacentor albipictus isolate Rhodes 1998 colony chromosome 9, USDA_Dalb.pri_finalv2, whole genome shotgun sequence genomic DNA carries:
- the LOC135921866 gene encoding calcyphosin-like protein, protein MSLSPIEKLRHQCLQRGAHGIKGFARQFRIMDDSGDKKLDMEEFKKGLQDFKVFLSPSEVDTLFKDLDKDGNGTISFNEFLVALRPPMSAARLERITQAFHKMDKSGDGIISVHDLKGVYNARQHPKYQNGELTEDQVFELFLKNFDSPNDPDGKVTIEEFVNYYAGVSASIDTDAYFDLMMRNAWKI, encoded by the exons ATGTCTCTGTCTCCCATTGAGAAGCTTCGCCACCAGTGCCTCCAGCGTGGCGCTCACGGCATCAAGGGATTCGCACG GCAGTTCCGCATCATGGACGACTCGGGAGACAAGAAGCTCGACATGGAAGAGTTCAAGAAGGGCTTGCAGGACTTCAAGGTGTTCCTGAGCCCCAGCGAGGTGGACACCCTGTTCAAGGACCTCGACAAGGATGGCAACGGCACCATCTCCTTCAACGAGTTCCTCGTTGCGCTCAGG CCTCCAATGTCAGCGGCTCGTCTGGAGCGCATCACACAGGCATTCCACAAGATGGACAAATCTGGAGACGGAATCATCAGTGTCCATGACCTCAAGGGCGTGTACAACGCTCGGCAGCACCCCAAGTACCAGAACGGGGAGCTCACTGAGGACCAGGTGTTTGAGCTCTTCCTGAAGAACTTTGACAGTCCCAATGACCCCGATGGCAAG GTGACAATCGAAGAATTCGTCAACTACTATGCGGGCGTGAGCGCCTCCATTGACACGGATGCCTACTTCGACCTCATGATGAGGAATGCCTGGAAAATCTGA